gacctaatgggggtggacccttTGCTTGTCGCACACGTGATTGTCTTGACCCTATCACTGTCCTTGAGATGACCTCACCCACTACCCTTCCCCCTGTCTTGTACCCAATAAATTACAGATGCTCCTGGACGTTCGGGGCCTCACCTGTCTCCGCTTGTAAGTGGCGTAGAACCCCAGCCCAGCAGTCTTTTCCAgtccttctgtgtcctgtctctttacctcTCGGATCCTGCGCCTCAGAACAGCGATAAGGGGACACTCCACGACCCTTTAGGGATGTGGCCCTACACaccaacatggatgaaactgctGATCTATCCATCCATCACTCTTTAATCCTAACTTTCTAGCCTCTAATCCTACCTTTCCACGATTGGTTTAGTTTAAGAAAGCAGTtagcggggcgcggtggctcatgcctataatcccagcactttgggaggcagaggcgggtggatcacgaggtcaagagatcgagaccatcctggtcaacaaggtgaaaccccgtctctactaaaaaaaaaaaaaaaatacaaaaattagttgggcatgatggtgcgtgcctgtagtcccagctactcgggaggctgaggcaggagaattgcttgaatccagaaggcggaggttgcagtgagctgagatcgtgccattgcactccagcctgggtaacaagaatgaaactccgtctcaaaaaaagaaaagaaagagagagagagagagcaagcaagcaGTTAAAGGATAGTATTTAACAGTAGGTTTTGGTTGATCTAACTAGCTGTATTACATTGTATTACAAGATGGGAGATCTGTACAACTATTCCAAACACTTTGATAAGGTATCAAAATAATACcgtaattgtttttaaaatgcattaatataCCAATTTATTTCACTGTAATGTGAAATGTTTACATGCATCAGGTGTGAATTGTATTTACCAACTATGTATGGTTAGCTGCATTGCTAATATCTATTGCACAGGGTTGGGTTACCCAAGCAGTTTAGGAAGGTTATCCTTTTCCCCAATATGCTGCCCACAGTACAACAGAAGAAACCAACTCTAAGCTTCATTAGGTTACTTCACTCACCACTGTCCAACCAACTCACTACTCAGAATTCATACACTTCCCTTTTTTCCAGAGGAAGATTCTACACAGTCTCAGTTGGTAAATTGGCAATGGATAGGGATTGAGAAGTCTGAGTTTGGGGGAAAATGAAATCTTTTCCCTCCTAAGAACAGAATTGGGATGATGGGGGAACAAAAATGGACAAGAAAAGTAGTTTTTTCTTCCTCCAATTTAATCTGGTTTTGGATACAACCTCTAGGAATCACCTCTTTTACCTTCTAAAGAAAAGGGGATTTTTGCCGATAGCATTGTACAGAAAGTTAAAGCTAACTACGCTGGATATAAATTTCAGTCTAAAGGAgtatcttggccaggcatggtggctcatacctgtaatcccaacactttgggaagccgaggcagaaggatcccttcagcccaagagttcgagaccagcctgggcaacatagagagaatttgtgtctacagaaaaaaaaaaattttatttaaactagccaagtgtggtggcatgggcctgtagccctggctactcaggaggctgaggcaagaatacttgagcccagaagttaacGGCCTTCAGTAAGCTATGAACacgctactgcactacagcccacggtgacagagcaagaccctgcttctaataaataaaagaacatattttattaaacagcTGCCCTTTAAATATCTACAGACTTGATAGATGATCCAGTCCTGAGGAATCCTCAAATAATGTATCCATATAATTGTGAAAGGGAATTTGAGATATAAGCTTATCTCTGCATGGAAACTGTTAATTCAAAATTGTGAAATTGGAAATTCCACCAAAACGCTGCAATGCACTTATCAAAAGTACAAGTTTGTAACTCTACTCAATTGTTTATCTTTATTACCTATAATTAACTTGTTACTGAAATGTGGGTgttcaaaaataaattctgaatatGGCTGTCTTATTTTTATCAAAGACTATATTCAACTGCCTAAATAAAATGGCCACTTTGGTTTTTTCCATTTAACCATATTTGGCCCTAGTCAGTCACATACAAGTATTTCAAGTGAACCTCTGACCTGAATTACCTGCATAATTTAGGTGACTTCAAGATTTCAAGTATCCTAATTTAGATGATTTCAAGAAAAGTAGCCAATCAAACACTCAGGAAGGccttaacaaatttttttttaaaaaaccatgaaTATTGATCACCCTGCCTATGGCTAAAATAAtagacataaaattaaaatgtaagtgAACTAGGAAAGATATCTGTAATAAACTTACTATATAAAAGTGCTTATAAAATCAGTAAGACAATCCtaccacagaaaaacaaacatgattAGTACAGTCAAAGAGGATAAACCagtaactaattaaaaaaaagtgtttttaacctATTGACAGATTGTTTCATGCATAGTGAAATTAGTGGGGGACAAGGAAATGAACCCTCTAACTTCTAGTGAGGACACAGTGACGGAGAGAGCAAGCAAAAAGCCTAGTGTTCATAACCTTTAACCTAAATTCCACTTCCAGGAAACCATGAGTGTTGTATAAAAAgacatatgtaacatatgtaGACAAGGATTCACTACAAGCACCTATACcagcaaaagaaaaacttaaaacacTGATCATACTGATTACATAGCTATGGTACACAGAATACTATGAAGTTAGCAAGTAAACATGtagaacacacacagaaaaatgatCAATGTGAAGTCAAAAAGTAGGTGATGAAACAGTGCAATTTCATTAGATCTGTGTTATGTAGTATCAAATTTATATCTGTTCGTGTCAGCAGCCACCTACCTCCATGGTCTGGTACTCAATCTTTTCTTTCCCTGTTATTAATTTACCCATAAGATCTTACATCCAGTGCCCCTTATACAATAAGTAGTTTCTCTTTTACGTGGGGAGAAATTCAAATGTTCTGGTATTCCCTCTAACCAACgttcctatttttttctccttttactaTAAGGTTTTTAAATAAGCTATCTATACACACTGcttctaaaataattatgtaatctGGCCAGGTACAGTTGCTTATACcctttatcccagcactttgggaggctgaggtgggcaggtcacctgaggtcaggagtttgagaccagcctgaccaacatggagaaaccccgtctctactaaaaacaaaaatgagctgggcatgatgatgcatgcctgtaatcccagctactcaggaggctgaggcaggagaatctcttgaacccaggaggcagaggttgcagtaagccgagattgtgccactgcactccagcctgggtgacagagcaagactccatctcaaaatacatacacatatacataatgtataatttacaaaatgctttcaagacaggcattaactcatttaattctcaaagcccaaacattttaatgtacttttttgAAGTGAGAAAAGATCAGAGGTTGGTTCTTCCATGGCTTCATTAACTAGTGACTCAGAGTAAACTTCAGGGAGATGCTCTTCGTTCTACCAGTCTACTCCTGCTTTACAACCTATGCTCTCAGTGTCGAATGCTTTGTTTTACAAAGAATATAACCTAATGTCTGCATTTCAGCTCTGCTAAACCAAAAATTCTAACCCAAGATAATAGGCACATCTTAACTGtgctaaatttttaaagaaatcagaaattaaCTGATGAATTCTGgtgatattttatttagaagaaGATAAATCactgattttaagattttttcttttaaatgccaCACTAATTAAACATAAGTAGTACTGGATAATAAAAGTATTTACACattgaatacaaaataaacataaaataactgaaaacaaatCAGGTTTTCATTgacttattttgttttccttctgtccatcctctgtttcatttttctttgccttttgtaAATCCGTTTCTTTCGTGCTTTCAAATCAACTTTTGGCTCTGGCTTTACCCACTGTATTTCTATTGGTTTCTCGTCGGCTGGCGTAACAAAAACATCTGCAGTGGGATCGTGTGGAAGAAGAGtcttcagttctttctttctcagtttcTGCACATCTTTCACTTGctgtttctctttgtattttgcAGCTGTGATGGATCTTATGACACGCCGATGCTAGGAAAAAAAGATTAGatacttttgaataaaaataaacattttatataaggcAAAGACTTTCAGTTATGAACCTTACATCCCTCACCCAGTATCATAAAAAAGGGGGAGTAATTTGCAAGTCTCTAGGCAGCAAAAACCAAATTCAGTTTCACAGGTAATAAAACAGTAATAACTTCACAGAATCATTTTGGCAAAAGGGCTCTGGTACATTGAAGACTACTGAACACAACAGCTTACCATGTTTGGTGACTGGTAGTGAGGGTTTTCATATAAAGTTGGTCCTCCAAAACTTCCCTGGAAAATCTTTATGAGATTTAAGACAAAACGAGGTCCTATTTCTACAAGAGCAGCATCTTCTTCTATAATctttaataaaaaggaaacatttcattttggtttggatATATTATTCCTAAAAGGTATACTAGCTATAACCTCATTATAAATGTGCCTGAAAGAATTGATAATCCATAAAATCAAGGTGGGGTGAAACCTGGTAAATGCCAAATCATCAATATTTTCTGAAATCTATTAGTACTTACACGAAGTTGATATGGAAAAAtctttgtgtgtgtattcttttaaaattgagtAATTAGATTTTAGTTCACATCTTGCTTCTCACAATGCATATATTGTTAAAAAACTgtggttaaataaaattttaaaatagtaaccaCTATTAACAAAATGTATTCAAGCACATTATGAGAGAACTCTTGAAACTTAAATCAATCCCTAAATTCATAAATCTCTTTCAAGTtagattaaaattatatgtagTCAAATTTATTTAATAGCTACTGATTATGGAATTAAAAAGCAACTTCTGAacaacaaatgtttgttatctATTGGTTCAGGCATGTCTGCCCTCGGAGGTTAAAAGGATGTGTTCAACTCACATGCCGGGTATCCAATATAAAAGATGCAGAATAGAGCTCAGTTATGTCATATGCTGTCTAAAATTTTGTTCTTGCTGTTCCCTTCCACCTCTTCATCTTTCTACAGACTTATCCTGCCAAACTCCTGCTTCAAGATTTCTAGAATcacctcttctcttctcctgaATGAGTCACTGTATGACTCATCATGCAACAGTTCCCATTGAATGGCTTCTACAGCAATTACATTTTACTAGGTTTTAACCCTTGAGGTGATTTTTAAGCTTTTAGAGAGAAACTTCTATTTTATTGTATCCTTTACAGCACTTCGCACAAATTAGGAACCCAATAATCTCATGGATCTTCAAGCTATTCCCTTTCAATAAAGTGAAATATATAATGGTTGTTAGGAAATCCATACTCTATATCAACTAACAGTCATgaataggaggaggaagaggtcacTTAAGACACAAGACAGTTCAACTGcaaatattgaattaaaaaaaaaagactcaatacATAGTTACTTGCAGCAATCTCTGTAGGGAAAAgaaagctatttaaaataaaaggattatttgcattttttgtgtTTGTAAACCCTATATATCCTTAtctaaaagtttaattaaaacttgaccaggcacagtggctcacacctgtaatcctacctactctaGATGCAGAGgagggatgatcacttgaggccaggaggttcaagaccaacctaggcaacataacaatactctgtctcttaaaaaaaaaaaaaaaaaaaaattaactcaatttaaaaaagtataattaaaaattaagtaaagctTACCTGAAAGTTCCGAAACCATATCCTATTATCCAAAATCGTGAAAGTAAACACATGGTCCACGAATGGTTGGCTTTTGGGATGATACCGTGGTGTACTAAAGATCTAGTTAAAAAACAAGTATATGTTAGTTTCTTATTCCAAAATATATCACATACATTTTGGATAGCTAAGAAAAAGTTCAAAGAAGATGCTCACTTATACCACTAAAGATACTTTTTAGAAAAGATACTTACCTGAATTAAGAGTTCTTTTAACAAAGCATAATGTGGTAATTCATCAAAAGcctataaaagtaaaataaacatattatttgACAACGGCAGAGTGCCTTGTTTAAAACTGTTTGCTCATTTGTTTCTATGTTAACTAAACTGAATTACACAACTATACAATCATGCCGGATAAGAAAATTAGACCTCATACACTGAGTGAGAAACTTACCGGGTCAAAAGACAAAAGGGGCCGAGAACCTTTCAAACAGTTTCCAGTCATCTTTAGTTCAGCAAGGGTAtgaactaaaaaaattacaacaaaaacaaaaatagttataACTTTTGCACAACTATTCCAAAAGatcattttcaattttctcatccaaaaaattgttttgagtCAACTTACTATTTTGAACAAGGAATTTAGCAGATGGTCCATGAGGTGAGTTTGAAAGCCTGAAAGATATGGAGGAAGCTTTTTCAACTAATTAGCGAATGTAGTCAATGCTTACTACCTattcaccattaaaaaaataccagaatatgcttataatattcatatatttaattttctttatccactaaaATGAGTTTAGCCAAAATCTTAATACATTCTCTTACCACATATAGAGATCCTGTTTTTTCTTAGCTTCAAAATAGATGCATTTATTACAGTTTTTCATTTCACAAACCTAAATGAAGCAAAGTATAGGAAAATtaagtatataatataaatgagAACTAAAGTAATTAGACGTGATTAATATCATCTAGATTCCCTCAAAAATATCTAACTAGGTTAACAGGCCtaagcatttatttcttcatagaaGGAAGCTTTAAAGTTCCTCTGAGGTATTCTGCCCAAGGTGAACTAGATGCTCTGCCCATCTCTTGGGTGAAATATCTATCACATTTTTGGGCCTAGTATCTAAAATGGTCTCACTTCTGATTACTGGGAACCTCTTCTGCCCATAGTCCCATGTACAAACCATGAAGACTGAAAATAGTTGCCCTAGGGATAAGGCATACCACAATTAATCCTCTTATGCTAATCCTTCATAATCAATCTTCTTAGCCAATCTTATGAAAATCCAGATCCTTATAGAactaaaaacatcatttttaatgattatttagatttttaactttttagctTTTTGATTTTAAGATCACAAAACTTAAGCTGTTCTTCATTTATACTACCATTTCTGGTGATTTGTTTCTATAAAATCACTAAGAGATTGGGTAAAAAGTCTATATAAAACCTATTTCAAATTAAACTTCAAGGTCCTGAAGGTTTACAAAGTCACAATTGAGAAAAATACAGAAACGTTACAGGAATGAAGTCTTTTACTGCTATAGTATTCataaactctaaataatataataCTCATAAACTCCATATTTCAGACTTTAAACCTAACAACTTATGGCTGGACgaagtggctcatggctgtactcccagcacttagggaggctgaggcagatgaac
This Callithrix jacchus isolate 240 chromosome 2, calJac240_pri, whole genome shotgun sequence DNA region includes the following protein-coding sequences:
- the BRIX1 gene encoding ribosome biogenesis protein BRX1 homolog; this encodes MAATKRKRRGGLAVQAKKPKRNEKDAEPPAKPRATAEEVEEEERNRIPGPVCKGKWKNKERILIFSSRGINFRTRHLMQDLRRLMPHSKADTKMDRKDKLFVINEVCEMKNCNKCIYFEAKKKQDLYMWLSNSPHGPSAKFLVQNIHTLAELKMTGNCLKGSRPLLSFDPAFDELPHYALLKELLIQIFSTPRYHPKSQPFVDHVFTFTILDNRIWFRNFQIIEEDAALVEIGPRFVLNLIKIFQGSFGGPTLYENPHYQSPNMHRRVIRSITAAKYKEKQQVKDVQKLRKKELKTLLPHDPTADVFVTPADEKPIEIQWVKPEPKVDLKARKKRIYKRQRKMKQRMDRRKTK